A window of the Hyphomicrobiales bacterium genome harbors these coding sequences:
- a CDS encoding sodium:calcium antiporter, with amino-acid sequence MDVVLLVVGLVLLFAGGEGLVRGAVSLANRLHLSPLVIGLTVVGFGTSTPELLVSLKAAMHGSPDIAIGNVVGSNTANILLILGIAALISPMVVRVSGLARDLAVMTLAAAAALAFGFLGGVERIGGALMFAALVVYLAYAAIAGRRDGVPVADLPIQLTGWKEALLIVGGLAALMFGADTLVNSATRIARDFGVSEAVIGLTIVAIGTSLPELATSIVAALRRHSEVAIGNVVGSNIFNIFGILGVTAMVKPVQIAPEIARFDIPLMLGLSLALAVLMLAFGRISRLIGAVFLAAYAAYVAFLF; translated from the coding sequence ATTGATGTCGTCCTGCTGGTGGTGGGGCTCGTGCTTTTGTTCGCGGGCGGCGAGGGGCTCGTGCGCGGTGCCGTATCGCTTGCCAACCGGCTGCATCTGTCGCCGCTCGTCATCGGCCTGACCGTCGTCGGCTTCGGCACCTCGACGCCGGAACTGCTGGTCTCATTGAAGGCGGCGATGCACGGTTCGCCCGATATCGCCATCGGTAATGTCGTTGGCTCCAACACGGCCAATATCCTGCTGATTCTTGGCATTGCCGCGCTGATTTCGCCGATGGTCGTGCGGGTGTCCGGGCTTGCCCGCGATCTCGCCGTCATGACGCTTGCCGCCGCCGCCGCCCTTGCATTCGGTTTCCTCGGCGGAGTTGAGAGGATCGGCGGCGCGCTGATGTTTGCCGCCCTTGTCGTCTATCTCGCCTATGCCGCGATCGCCGGCCGTCGCGACGGCGTTCCCGTCGCCGACCTGCCGATCCAGCTCACCGGCTGGAAGGAGGCGCTGCTGATCGTCGGCGGGTTGGCCGCGCTCATGTTCGGCGCCGACACGCTGGTGAATTCGGCGACGCGCATCGCCCGTGACTTCGGCGTTTCGGAAGCGGTCATCGGTCTGACCATCGTCGCCATCGGCACCAGCCTGCCGGAACTGGCGACATCGATTGTTGCCGCCCTGCGGCGCCATTCGGAAGTGGCGATCGGCAACGTCGTCGGTTCCAACATTTTCAATATTTTCGGTATTCTTGGCGTGACCGCGATGGTCAAGCCGGTGCAGATCGCCCCGGAGATCGCCCGCTTCGATATCCCGCTGATGCTCGGCCTGTCGCTGGCGCTTGCCGTGCTCATGCTGGCCTTTGGCCGGATCAGTCGCCTGATCGGCGCGGTTTTCCTCGCCGCCTACGCGGCCTATGTGGCGTTCCTTTTCTGA
- a CDS encoding glycerate kinase, with amino-acid sequence MIDPSDREFLKALFDVAVSAADPARVLAAHLPDKPKGRTIVIGAGKASAAMGRALEEAWDGPLEGLVVTRYGHAAPCEQIEIVEASHPVPDAAGEQAAGRILQTVQGLGPDDLVIALISGGGSALLSLPAPGLTLADKQAVNKALLACGATIDEMNCLRKHLSAVKGGRLAAAAAPARVVTMIISDVPGDDPAVIASGPTVPDPTSAADARAILERYRLDVPQVVRDWLADPACETPKPGDAVFDGNDVRMIATPMMALQAAAAFAREQGVTPLILGDALEGEAREVGIVHAGIAECVRGHGQPIAVPAVLLSGGETTVTVRAKGKGGRNTEFLLSLARSLREVHGISAVAGDTDGIDGSEDNAGAFADGSTFARLAAQGLSLDTFLDGNDAYSAFEALGDLLVTGPTLTNVNDFRAILIR; translated from the coding sequence ATGATCGATCCTTCCGACCGCGAGTTTCTCAAAGCCCTGTTCGATGTTGCCGTGTCCGCCGCCGATCCGGCGCGGGTGCTGGCCGCTCATCTGCCCGACAAACCGAAGGGCCGCACCATTGTCATCGGCGCCGGCAAGGCGTCGGCTGCCATGGGGCGCGCGCTCGAAGAGGCCTGGGACGGCCCGCTCGAAGGTCTCGTGGTGACCCGTTACGGCCATGCGGCGCCGTGCGAGCAGATCGAGATCGTCGAGGCTTCGCACCCGGTCCCCGATGCGGCTGGCGAACAGGCGGCTGGACGTATCCTTCAGACGGTTCAGGGGCTTGGCCCGGACGATCTGGTGATTGCGCTGATATCCGGCGGCGGTTCGGCCCTGCTCAGCCTGCCGGCGCCGGGACTGACGCTTGCCGACAAGCAGGCGGTCAACAAGGCGCTGCTCGCCTGCGGCGCGACCATCGACGAGATGAACTGCCTGCGAAAACACCTCTCGGCGGTGAAAGGCGGACGATTGGCGGCGGCCGCTGCGCCCGCCCGCGTCGTCACCATGATCATCTCCGACGTGCCGGGCGACGATCCGGCGGTGATTGCGTCTGGCCCGACCGTGCCGGATCCGACCAGCGCAGCGGATGCCCGTGCGATCCTCGAACGCTATCGCCTCGATGTGCCGCAAGTGGTGCGCGACTGGCTCGCCGATCCGGCCTGCGAGACGCCGAAGCCGGGCGATGCCGTGTTCGACGGCAATGACGTGCGCATGATCGCGACGCCGATGATGGCACTCCAGGCCGCTGCCGCCTTTGCACGCGAACAGGGCGTGACGCCGCTCATTCTCGGCGATGCGCTCGAGGGCGAGGCGCGCGAGGTCGGTATCGTGCACGCCGGCATCGCCGAATGCGTCCGCGGTCATGGCCAGCCGATTGCCGTGCCTGCCGTGCTCCTGTCGGGCGGCGAGACGACGGTCACGGTGCGGGCCAAGGGCAAGGGCGGCCGCAACACCGAGTTTCTGCTCTCGCTGGCGCGGTCGCTGCGCGAGGTGCACGGGATTTCGGCGGTTGCCGGCGACACCGACGGCATCGACGGGTCTGAAGATAACGCCGGCGCCTTTGCCGACGGCTCCACCTTCGCCCGGCTCGCCGCGCAGGGGCTCAGCCTCGATACCTTTCTCGATGGCAATGACGCCTACTCCGCCTTCGAGGCCCTCGGTGACCTGCTGGTCACCGGCCCGACGCTGACCAATGTCAACGACTTCCGCGCCATCCTGATCCGCTGA
- a CDS encoding amidohydrolase, with amino-acid sequence MSRSLVVATAQYPIDWLDSFAAYEEKIADWVVGAVDDGAELLVFPEYGAMELASLAGAEIAGDLAGSLNAVSGFLEESDRLHEVMARIHGVHILAATGPRRAKSGRITNEAKLFAPNGEIGVQPKQIMTPFESDWGVVGVPGLKVFDIGKAKIGISICYDIEFPLIARALAMAGAEVILAPSNTETKAGAWRVRTGARARALENQCWTVVSPTVGKADWSPVVDLNHGRAGIYGPPDRYFPESGILVEGEWDDPTWVIGELNLDLVRQVRAHGNVRTFRDWTQQQGLGDLPQVDVVEL; translated from the coding sequence ATGAGCCGCTCTCTCGTCGTCGCCACCGCGCAATACCCGATCGACTGGCTCGATTCCTTCGCTGCCTATGAGGAGAAGATCGCCGATTGGGTGGTCGGGGCGGTCGATGACGGGGCGGAGCTGCTCGTCTTCCCTGAATACGGCGCGATGGAGCTGGCAAGCCTCGCAGGCGCCGAGATCGCCGGCGACCTCGCCGGCTCGCTCAACGCCGTTAGCGGTTTTCTCGAGGAATCCGACCGGCTGCACGAGGTGATGGCGCGCATTCATGGCGTTCACATTCTGGCCGCCACCGGCCCGCGCCGCGCCAAGTCCGGGCGCATCACCAACGAAGCCAAGCTTTTCGCCCCGAACGGGGAAATCGGCGTTCAGCCGAAACAGATCATGACGCCGTTCGAGAGCGATTGGGGGGTGGTTGGTGTGCCCGGTCTCAAGGTCTTTGACATCGGCAAGGCGAAGATTGGCATCTCGATCTGCTACGATATCGAGTTCCCGTTGATCGCCCGCGCGCTTGCGATGGCCGGTGCCGAGGTGATCCTTGCTCCGAGCAACACCGAAACCAAGGCCGGCGCCTGGCGGGTACGCACCGGCGCGCGGGCTCGCGCGCTCGAAAACCAGTGCTGGACGGTGGTCTCCCCGACGGTCGGCAAGGCCGACTGGTCACCGGTCGTCGACCTCAATCACGGCCGTGCCGGCATCTACGGTCCGCCCGACCGCTATTTCCCCGAAAGCGGCATTCTGGTCGAAGGGGAGTGGGACGACCCGACCTGGGTGATCGGCGAGCTCAACCTCGATCTCGTTCGCCAGGTGCGCGCCCACGGCAATGTCCGCACCTTCCGTGATTGGACGCAGCAGCAGGGCCTCGGCGATCTGCCTCAGGTGGACGTGGTCGAGCTGTAG
- a CDS encoding NAD(P)-dependent alcohol dehydrogenase, whose protein sequence is MRAVVLENDFGLANLAIAERETPRPGPDQVLVKVGAVSLNYRDVLLIEGVYNPRQKLPVVPVSDMAGVVEAVGENVTRFRPGDRVLNVFMEKWPAGQPSSQSLSAARGGPGGDGVLADYVAFDEDALLPIPAHLNFSEAATLPCAGLTAWAAVAEHGDIRPGSTVVVEGTGGVALFALQFAKLAGARVMVLSSSDQKLEWIQDLGADEVVNYAETPDWWRTVRERLDPEGADLVIELGGAQTLENALRAVRPGGVVSLIGVLSGAHAPLNLPLVVMRQVRLLGITCGSRADMVRMMAAVEQHGMRPWVHETLPFERYVDAFELLKSGSHVGKVAIQVNDL, encoded by the coding sequence ATGCGCGCCGTCGTGCTCGAAAACGATTTCGGTCTCGCCAACCTTGCGATCGCCGAACGCGAGACGCCACGTCCGGGGCCGGATCAGGTGCTGGTCAAGGTCGGCGCCGTCTCGCTCAACTATCGCGACGTGCTGCTGATCGAGGGCGTCTACAATCCGCGCCAGAAGCTGCCGGTCGTGCCGGTCTCGGATATGGCGGGCGTCGTCGAGGCGGTCGGCGAGAACGTCACCCGCTTCCGGCCGGGCGACCGGGTGCTAAACGTCTTCATGGAGAAATGGCCGGCCGGCCAGCCGTCGTCGCAGTCGCTCTCGGCCGCGCGTGGCGGTCCAGGCGGCGATGGCGTGCTCGCCGACTATGTGGCGTTCGACGAGGACGCGCTTCTGCCGATCCCCGCGCATCTCAATTTCTCCGAAGCCGCGACCTTGCCTTGCGCCGGGCTGACGGCCTGGGCGGCGGTTGCCGAGCATGGCGATATCCGCCCCGGCTCGACCGTGGTGGTCGAGGGCACCGGCGGCGTCGCGCTGTTCGCGCTGCAATTCGCCAAGCTCGCCGGCGCTCGCGTCATGGTGCTGTCGTCATCCGACCAGAAACTCGAATGGATCCAGGATCTAGGTGCCGACGAAGTTGTGAACTACGCCGAGACGCCGGACTGGTGGCGCACGGTGCGCGAGCGGCTCGACCCTGAAGGCGCCGACCTGGTGATCGAACTGGGCGGTGCGCAGACGCTGGAAAACGCGCTGCGCGCTGTGCGTCCCGGCGGTGTGGTGTCGCTGATTGGCGTGTTGTCGGGCGCGCATGCGCCGCTCAACCTGCCGCTCGTCGTCATGCGCCAGGTCCGCCTGCTCGGCATCACCTGCGGCTCGCGCGCCGACATGGTCCGCATGATGGCCGCCGTCGAGCAGCACGGGATGAGGCCCTGGGTGCACGAAACGCTGCCGTTCGAGCGCTATGTCGATGCCTTCGAACTGCTGAAGAGCGGCAGCCATGTCGGCAAGGTTGCGATTCAGGTGAATGACCTGTGA
- a CDS encoding acetyl-CoA acetyltransferase (Catalyzes the synthesis of acetoacetyl coenzyme A from two molecules of acetyl coenzyme A. It can also act as a thiolase, catalyzing the reverse reaction and generating two-carbon units from the four-carbon product of fatty acid oxidation), whose product MTAAIVGWAHSKFGRLSDETVESLIVSAATEAVRDAGLEPGDIDEIVLGHFNAGFSAQDFTASLVLQADPAFRFKPALRVENACATGSAAVHQGITTIRAGKARFVLVVGVEQMTTTPGPEIGKNLLKASYLPEDGDTPAGFAGVFGKIAHLYFQKYGDQSEALARIAAKNHKNGVNNPYAQMQKDLGFDFCFAESEKNPFVAGPLKRTDCSLVSDGAAALVLTDPTTALGMKKAVAFRAAAHVQDYLPMSKRDILKYDGCNVAWAKALAGAGVTLDDLSFVETHDCFTIAELIEYEAMGLAPEGEGARAILEGWTEMDGKLPINPSGGLKSKGHPIGATGVSMHVLTAMQLTGTAGGMQVKDASLGGIFNMGGAAVANYVSILQPMK is encoded by the coding sequence ATGACCGCAGCGATTGTCGGCTGGGCCCATTCGAAATTCGGCCGCCTCAGCGACGAGACCGTCGAAAGCCTGATCGTTTCCGCCGCCACCGAGGCGGTGCGCGATGCCGGGCTCGAGCCGGGCGATATCGACGAGATCGTGCTTGGTCATTTCAACGCCGGTTTCAGTGCTCAGGACTTCACTGCAAGCCTCGTTCTGCAGGCCGACCCGGCGTTCCGCTTCAAGCCGGCGCTGCGTGTCGAGAACGCCTGCGCGACCGGCTCGGCGGCCGTTCATCAGGGCATCACCACGATCCGCGCCGGCAAGGCCCGCTTCGTGCTCGTCGTCGGCGTCGAGCAGATGACGACGACGCCGGGACCGGAAATCGGCAAGAACCTTCTGAAGGCGTCCTATCTGCCTGAAGACGGCGACACGCCCGCCGGCTTTGCCGGTGTGTTTGGCAAGATCGCCCATCTCTATTTCCAGAAATACGGCGACCAGAGCGAAGCGCTCGCCCGCATCGCGGCCAAGAACCACAAGAACGGCGTCAACAATCCGTACGCCCAGATGCAGAAGGACCTCGGCTTCGACTTCTGCTTCGCCGAGTCGGAAAAGAACCCCTTCGTCGCCGGGCCGCTGAAGCGCACCGACTGCTCGCTGGTGTCGGATGGCGCCGCGGCGCTGGTGCTGACCGATCCGACGACGGCGCTCGGCATGAAGAAAGCGGTGGCCTTCCGCGCCGCCGCCCATGTGCAGGACTACCTGCCGATGTCGAAGCGCGACATCCTGAAATATGACGGCTGCAATGTCGCCTGGGCGAAGGCGCTGGCGGGCGCCGGCGTCACCCTCGACGACCTTTCCTTCGTCGAGACCCACGACTGCTTCACGATCGCCGAACTGATCGAATACGAGGCGATGGGCCTTGCACCGGAAGGCGAGGGCGCCCGCGCGATCCTCGAAGGCTGGACCGAGATGGACGGCAAGCTGCCGATCAACCCGTCGGGCGGCCTGAAGTCGAAGGGCCATCCGATCGGCGCGACCGGCGTTTCCATGCATGTGCTGACCGCCATGCAGCTGACCGGCACCGCCGGCGGCATGCAGGTCAAGGATGCGAGCCTCGGCGGCATCTTCAACATGGGTGGCGCCGCGGTCGCAAACTATGTGTCGATCCTGCAGCCGATGAAGTAA
- a CDS encoding cytochrome C: MKGRALVRGILLGLSLAIGQGVWAAEEPHEAVAGGIDEYKHTSDLSAQQIPDDGSTADHARFKELQGPFADGPSVTAACLSCHNKAGDQFLHSIHWKWEYKHPKTGQVLGKKTLVNNFCTNARGNEGMCSQCHAAYNHTSYEFDYKNTANIDCVVCHDRTGTYYRTPATKGSPACSVMFEGKDPIDWTKVAQSVGMPTRRNCGTCHFYGGGGDNVKHGDLSSALAKPAKDLDIHMASDGLNFACQKCHVTRQHITAGSRYEMAAVDLVGTGKPGERRQASSCESCHGNQPHPVDGILAVKLNGHTDKVACVTCHVPEYAKGGVATKTEWDWRTAGKLKDGEGFYVKGYTQGNGVHRKTYKSIKGDFKYGENLKPEYAWFDGTMRYTTIDTKFDPAAGPVKINSFAGSYEDPQSRIWPFKRMKTVQPYDKGNNTLVYMHLWGDDDSSFWGNYDMAKAISYGMNEAGKPYSGEFDYIETASYWPITHMVAPKEKALRCGACHSENGRLAALGGFYMPGRDRWWWLDLLGWLAIGGALAIAIIHSIARVILCKKNRLEQCKTGEEK; encoded by the coding sequence ATGAAAGGCCGAGCATTGGTCCGTGGAATATTGCTGGGGCTGAGCCTGGCAATAGGCCAAGGGGTTTGGGCCGCCGAGGAACCGCATGAGGCGGTTGCAGGCGGCATCGACGAATACAAGCACACCAGCGACCTGAGCGCGCAGCAGATACCGGATGACGGCTCGACCGCCGATCATGCCCGGTTCAAGGAGCTGCAGGGACCGTTCGCCGACGGCCCGTCGGTAACGGCGGCCTGCCTCTCCTGTCACAACAAGGCCGGCGACCAGTTCCTGCATTCGATCCACTGGAAGTGGGAATACAAGCACCCCAAGACCGGGCAGGTGCTTGGCAAGAAGACGCTGGTCAACAATTTCTGCACCAACGCCCGCGGCAATGAGGGCATGTGCTCGCAGTGCCACGCGGCCTACAATCACACATCCTACGAGTTCGACTACAAGAACACGGCGAACATCGACTGCGTCGTCTGCCACGACCGCACCGGGACGTACTACAGGACCCCGGCGACCAAGGGCAGCCCGGCCTGCTCGGTCATGTTCGAGGGCAAGGACCCGATCGACTGGACCAAGGTCGCCCAGAGCGTCGGCATGCCGACCCGGCGCAATTGCGGCACCTGCCACTTCTACGGCGGCGGTGGCGACAACGTGAAACACGGCGATCTGTCGTCGGCGCTGGCCAAGCCCGCCAAGGATCTCGACATCCACATGGCTTCCGACGGGCTAAACTTCGCCTGTCAGAAATGCCACGTCACCCGCCAGCACATCACCGCCGGCAGTCGCTACGAGATGGCCGCGGTCGATCTGGTTGGCACCGGCAAGCCCGGCGAGCGGCGTCAGGCCTCGAGCTGTGAATCCTGTCACGGGAACCAGCCGCATCCGGTCGACGGCATTCTCGCGGTCAAGCTGAATGGCCACACCGACAAGGTCGCCTGCGTGACCTGCCATGTGCCCGAATACGCCAAGGGCGGCGTCGCGACCAAGACCGAGTGGGACTGGCGCACGGCCGGCAAGCTGAAGGACGGCGAAGGCTTCTACGTCAAGGGTTACACCCAGGGCAACGGCGTTCACCGCAAGACCTACAAGTCGATCAAGGGCGATTTCAAATACGGCGAGAACCTGAAGCCGGAATACGCCTGGTTCGACGGTACGATGCGCTACACCACGATCGACACCAAGTTCGATCCGGCGGCGGGCCCGGTCAAGATCAACAGCTTCGCAGGCTCTTACGAGGATCCGCAGTCGCGTATCTGGCCGTTCAAGCGCATGAAAACCGTGCAGCCCTACGACAAGGGCAACAACACGCTCGTCTACATGCACCTGTGGGGCGACGACGACTCTTCCTTCTGGGGCAACTACGACATGGCCAAGGCGATCAGCTACGGCATGAACGAGGCCGGCAAGCCCTACAGCGGCGAATTCGACTACATCGAGACCGCGTCCTACTGGCCGATCACCCACATGGTCGCGCCGAAGGAAAAGGCGCTGCGCTGCGGCGCGTGCCATTCCGAAAATGGACGGCTCGCCGCGCTCGGCGGGTTCTACATGCCCGGCCGTGACCGCTGGTGGTGGCTTGACCTGCTCGGCTGGCTTGCCATCGGCGGCGCGCTTGCGATTGCCATCATTCACAGCATCGCGCGCGTGATCCTGTGCAAGAAAAACCGGTTGGAACAATGCAAGACCGGGGAGGAAAAGTGA
- a CDS encoding GNAT family N-acetyltransferase, whose amino-acid sequence MRIESMTGDALAAALGDLARLRIAVFREWPYLYDGDLDYEAGYLQRLAEGEGSVIVGAFDGDALVGAATGAPLATQHDAFVQPVAGSGAPIDQTFYFAESVLLPDYRGRGIGNAFFDAREAHARSLGFDRAVFCSVARPSDHPEKPEDYRPLTGFWKKRGYRPLAGVVGHFSWKDVGSEKETEKPMQFWIGHLV is encoded by the coding sequence ATGCGGATTGAATCCATGACCGGCGATGCGCTGGCCGCGGCGCTTGGTGACCTCGCGCGGCTTCGCATCGCTGTCTTTCGCGAATGGCCTTATCTCTATGATGGCGATCTCGACTACGAGGCGGGCTATCTCCAACGGCTCGCGGAAGGCGAGGGCAGCGTCATCGTCGGCGCCTTCGATGGCGACGCGCTGGTCGGAGCCGCGACGGGCGCGCCGCTCGCCACCCAGCACGACGCCTTTGTGCAGCCGGTCGCGGGCAGCGGAGCGCCGATCGATCAGACGTTCTATTTCGCCGAGTCCGTTCTGCTGCCGGACTATCGTGGTCGCGGTATCGGCAACGCCTTTTTCGATGCCCGTGAAGCGCACGCCCGTTCGCTCGGTTTCGATCGTGCGGTGTTCTGTTCCGTGGCCCGCCCGAGCGACCACCCCGAAAAGCCTGAGGACTATCGCCCGCTCACCGGCTTCTGGAAGAAGCGCGGCTACCGTCCGCTTGCCGGCGTCGTCGGCCATTTCTCGTGGAAGGATGTCGGCAGCGAGAAGGAAACAGAAAAGCCGATGCAGTTCTGGATCGGGCATCTGGTATGA
- a CDS encoding glutathione S-transferase, with amino-acid sequence MIDLYTWTTPNGRKASIALEELELPYTVHPINIMADEQFAPDFLKISPNNKIPAIVDRETGIEMMESGAILIYLAEKTGRLMPSDQKGRFKVMEWLMWQMGGFGPILGQAHHFLEFNPGKAPYAEERFSKEAERLYGVLDRQLADNEFVAGDFSIADIAIWPWATRFDWQRIEIEDFPNVMRWYIAMAERPAVQRGYHVPKKMPEIPMP; translated from the coding sequence ATGATCGATCTCTACACCTGGACCACGCCGAACGGCCGCAAGGCCTCGATCGCGCTCGAAGAGCTGGAACTGCCCTACACGGTCCACCCGATCAACATCATGGCCGACGAGCAGTTCGCGCCGGATTTCCTGAAAATCAGCCCCAACAACAAGATCCCGGCGATCGTCGATCGCGAGACCGGCATCGAGATGATGGAATCGGGCGCGATCCTCATCTACCTCGCCGAAAAGACCGGACGGCTGATGCCGAGCGACCAGAAGGGCCGCTTCAAGGTCATGGAATGGCTGATGTGGCAGATGGGCGGCTTCGGACCGATCCTCGGCCAGGCGCATCACTTCCTCGAATTCAATCCGGGCAAGGCGCCCTATGCGGAGGAGCGCTTCTCCAAGGAGGCCGAACGTCTCTACGGCGTGCTCGACCGCCAGCTTGCCGACAATGAATTCGTCGCCGGCGATTTCTCCATCGCCGATATCGCCATCTGGCCGTGGGCGACGCGCTTCGACTGGCAGCGCATCGAGATCGAGGATTTCCCGAACGTGATGCGTTGGTACATTGCGATGGCCGAACGTCCCGCCGTGCAGCGCGGCTATCACGTGCCGAAGAAGATGCCGGAAATCCCGATGCCGTAA
- a CDS encoding adenylate/guanylate cyclase domain-containing protein — protein MRPFLPTPTTLLAFAAAALIAFLAVGLKVTQPEVVRGIANDVFDGYQRLSPRQWSPDAPVRIVDIDEESLSRLGQWPWPRTQVAELVERLTAAGAAAIAFDFVFSEPDRSSPEEILATLPDSPARRALDAVLDPEDTNDKRLAQTLGSAPAVLAVVLANSGSTTAPRQTAGFAIAGDDPAPFVPNFGHAVVPLAILGDAARGLGAVNWIPDRDQVVRRVPLVLRQGDHYVPTLVAETLRVAQGASTYVLRASNASGETAFGAASGMNAIRIGAIDVPTDRSGAIVVHYGAFRSERFLPAWKLLEGKVPASEIAGRIILIGTSAAGLLDLRATPLNAAAAGVEVHAQAIEHILAGSRLVRPDWADGLETVAAVLGALLAAILVAAAPVRFALPLALLGVATFGAASWLAFSRSGVLVDPAFPIGTTLAALFAGTGIVTFSEQRARRRIRTAFSRYLAPDLVDELADDPARLVLGGEIRPLTVLFCDIRGFTTLAEGLDAEALTAIINGFLTPMTDVILSNRGTIDKYMGDAVMAFWNAPMDDADHAVHACRAALVMRDELAALNTRRAGDPITVGIGLNSGPCCVGNLGSEQRFDYSAIGDTVNIASRLEDLTKTYGVTTIAGDDTVAEAPGFAWLELDRIRAKGKTEAVTLYALAGDEEMRESAGFAALAESQSAFLAAYRAQDWAHARTALGEIAGNELLPLAGYAAFMGTRIDALEATPPPGDWGGIATFTTKE, from the coding sequence ATGCGGCCTTTCCTCCCCACGCCGACAACCCTGCTCGCGTTTGCCGCAGCCGCGCTCATCGCGTTTCTGGCCGTCGGCCTGAAGGTGACCCAGCCGGAGGTTGTGCGCGGCATCGCCAATGATGTCTTCGACGGCTACCAGCGACTTTCGCCGCGCCAGTGGTCGCCCGACGCGCCAGTGCGCATCGTCGACATCGACGAGGAGTCGCTCTCCAGGCTCGGGCAATGGCCGTGGCCGCGAACCCAGGTGGCCGAACTGGTCGAACGACTGACGGCGGCGGGCGCCGCGGCTATCGCGTTCGACTTCGTCTTTTCCGAGCCCGACCGGTCTTCGCCTGAGGAAATCCTCGCCACGCTGCCCGACAGCCCGGCCCGGCGCGCGCTCGATGCGGTACTCGACCCGGAGGACACCAACGACAAGAGGCTGGCACAGACGCTGGGTTCCGCGCCTGCCGTTCTCGCGGTCGTCCTTGCCAACAGCGGCAGCACGACAGCACCGCGCCAGACCGCCGGCTTCGCGATTGCCGGCGACGATCCCGCGCCGTTTGTGCCGAACTTCGGCCATGCGGTCGTGCCGCTTGCGATCCTTGGTGACGCCGCGCGCGGACTTGGCGCGGTCAACTGGATCCCCGACCGTGATCAGGTCGTTCGGCGGGTCCCTCTCGTGCTGCGACAGGGCGACCACTACGTTCCGACGCTGGTCGCCGAAACGCTCCGGGTGGCGCAGGGCGCGTCGACCTATGTCCTTCGCGCCTCGAACGCCAGCGGCGAGACCGCCTTTGGCGCGGCAAGCGGGATGAACGCGATACGTATTGGCGCCATCGACGTTCCCACCGACCGCAGCGGAGCAATCGTGGTGCACTACGGCGCATTTCGAAGCGAGCGGTTCCTGCCGGCCTGGAAACTGCTCGAGGGCAAAGTCCCAGCCTCCGAGATCGCCGGCCGCATCATCCTGATCGGCACCAGCGCAGCGGGCCTGCTCGACCTTCGTGCAACGCCGCTCAATGCCGCTGCCGCCGGTGTCGAGGTGCACGCGCAGGCCATTGAGCACATTCTCGCCGGTTCCCGCCTTGTGCGGCCGGACTGGGCCGACGGGCTGGAAACCGTCGCGGCGGTACTCGGCGCATTGCTCGCCGCCATCCTCGTCGCCGCGGCGCCAGTACGTTTCGCGCTACCGCTCGCGCTGCTCGGCGTTGCCACTTTCGGCGCGGCGAGCTGGCTCGCCTTTTCGCGCTCAGGCGTGCTGGTCGACCCGGCCTTCCCGATCGGCACGACGCTCGCCGCGCTGTTTGCCGGCACCGGCATCGTCACCTTTTCCGAACAAAGAGCGCGGCGACGCATCCGAACCGCGTTCAGCCGCTACCTTGCGCCGGATCTGGTCGATGAACTGGCCGACGATCCCGCACGGCTGGTGCTCGGCGGTGAGATCCGCCCGCTGACGGTGCTGTTCTGCGACATCCGCGGATTCACCACGCTCGCCGAAGGGCTCGATGCCGAGGCGCTGACCGCGATCATCAACGGCTTCCTGACGCCGATGACGGACGTCATCCTGTCGAACCGCGGCACCATCGACAAATATATGGGCGATGCGGTGATGGCGTTCTGGAACGCGCCGATGGACGATGCCGACCACGCCGTCCATGCCTGCCGCGCCGCGCTTGTCATGCGCGATGAGCTCGCCGCTTTGAACACCCGGCGCGCGGGCGACCCGATCACCGTCGGTATCGGCCTTAACAGCGGCCCGTGCTGTGTCGGCAATCTCGGCTCGGAGCAGCGTTTCGACTATTCCGCTATCGGCGACACGGTGAACATCGCCTCGCGGCTCGAAGACCTGACCAAGACCTATGGCGTGACGACGATCGCCGGCGACGACACGGTGGCGGAGGCGCCCGGTTTCGCCTGGCTGGAACTCGACCGCATCCGCGCCAAGGGCAAGACCGAAGCCGTCACGCTCTATGCGCTCGCAGGCGACGAAGAGATGCGCGAAAGCGCGGGTTTCGCCGCGCTTGCCGAGAGCCAATCCGCCTTCCTCGCCGCCTATCGGGCACAGGATTGGGCGCACGCGCGGACAGCGCTCGGCGAGATCGCGGGCAACGAATTGCTGCCGCTCGCCGGCTATGCGGCGTTCATGGGCACGCGTATCGACGCGCTTGAGGCAACCCCGCCGCCCGGCGATTGGGGCGGCATCGCCACCTTCACCACGAAGGAATAG